The following proteins are co-located in the Desulfoscipio sp. XC116 genome:
- a CDS encoding PspA/IM30 family protein, which yields MGLFKRIGDNIRANLNSLLDKAEDPVKMLEQYLRDMEDDIADAELAVAKQIAVVKRLESSAKDAREMAEKRTSQAVQALKETREDLARKALEDKKIHAGKAADYQAQYERAREVADSLKKQLQDMKDEFEKMQAKKAALVARNQAAKAQKEINKTMSGFSSDSARKGFERMEDKVLQNEAEAAAGLELSGSSKSLDQELAALGSSAGEIEEELARLKADIQKSELVQPKPNSRASDGVPPRLK from the coding sequence GTGGGTTTGTTTAAAAGAATCGGAGACAATATCAGGGCCAATCTGAACAGTTTGCTTGATAAGGCGGAAGATCCGGTAAAAATGCTGGAACAGTACCTGCGGGACATGGAGGATGATATTGCCGACGCCGAGTTGGCCGTAGCCAAGCAAATCGCTGTAGTTAAACGTTTGGAAAGCTCCGCCAAAGACGCCCGGGAGATGGCGGAGAAAAGAACATCCCAGGCCGTGCAAGCTCTTAAGGAAACCCGCGAAGACCTGGCCAGAAAAGCTCTGGAAGACAAAAAAATTCATGCCGGCAAGGCCGCGGATTACCAGGCACAGTACGAGCGCGCCCGGGAAGTGGCGGATAGTCTGAAAAAACAGCTGCAGGATATGAAAGATGAATTTGAAAAAATGCAGGCTAAAAAAGCCGCACTTGTAGCCAGAAACCAGGCAGCCAAAGCGCAAAAGGAAATCAATAAAACAATGTCCGGATTTAGCAGCGACAGTGCCCGTAAGGGTTTTGAGCGCATGGAAGACAAAGTGCTGCAAAACGAAGCCGAAGCGGCGGCCGGTCTCGAGCTAAGCGGTTCAAGCAAAAGCCTGGACCAGGAGCTTGCCGCACTGGGCAGCAGCGCCGGTGAGATTGAAGAAGAGCTGGCACGTTTAAAAGCGGACATACAAAAAAGTGAACTCGTTCAGCCCAAGCCGAACAGCAGGGCTTCAGATGGGGTTCCACCCCGCCTGAAGTGA
- a CDS encoding ABC transporter ATP-binding protein — translation MKLEIKHASCGYGKQNVVEDISIKLESGEILCLLGPNGVGKTTLFKTILGFLKLREGEILLDGENVQTWSRGRLAKAMGYVPQAHTPPFPFKVIDVVIMGRTAYLGMAGSPSRADLAIAEEALEILNVSFLKERIYTEISGGERQMVLIARALAQQPEILVMDEPTSNLDFGNQIRVLEQINRLSRKGLGVIMTSHFPDHAFLCSTKVALLQKNNVFNIGSADEVITEKNLKAAYGIDVKITDTCNNKGEPIKACIPLLAG, via the coding sequence GTGAAACTGGAGATCAAACATGCTTCATGCGGCTATGGCAAACAAAATGTTGTTGAGGATATATCCATCAAGCTGGAATCCGGGGAGATATTGTGTCTTCTGGGACCTAACGGGGTGGGAAAGACTACCTTGTTTAAGACTATCCTGGGTTTTTTGAAACTGCGCGAAGGCGAGATTTTACTGGATGGCGAGAATGTACAGACCTGGTCGCGCGGGCGTTTGGCCAAAGCAATGGGGTATGTTCCCCAAGCCCATACCCCGCCCTTTCCTTTCAAAGTTATCGATGTGGTGATTATGGGCAGGACCGCTTACCTGGGTATGGCCGGGTCGCCTTCTCGGGCCGATTTGGCCATCGCTGAGGAAGCTTTGGAAATCCTCAATGTTTCTTTTCTTAAAGAGCGTATTTATACTGAAATCAGTGGCGGCGAGAGACAGATGGTGCTGATTGCCCGGGCGTTGGCGCAGCAGCCGGAGATTCTGGTTATGGACGAGCCTACTTCCAATCTGGATTTCGGCAATCAAATCAGGGTGCTGGAGCAAATCAACCGTCTTTCCCGGAAGGGTTTGGGCGTAATTATGACGTCACATTTTCCGGATCATGCTTTTCTTTGTTCGACTAAGGTTGCCTTGCTGCAAAAGAATAATGTTTTTAACATAGGCAGTGCGGATGAAGTGATTACAGAGAAAAACTTAAAAGCAGCCTATGGTATCGACGTTAAAATAACCGATACATGCAATAACAAAGGCGAGCCGATTAAAGCCTGTATTCCATTGCTTGCCGGATAA
- the glgP gene encoding alpha-glucan family phosphorylase, whose translation MFYFRTVTVNPPLPERIARLRDLSYNLWFSWHSPARELYKDINPRLWELVEHNPVKFLLRVRREELDQAAADQEYLKKYDTVLNDFDRYMYGDKWFGKAHPRYKDKTIAYFSAEFGLHESCPIYSGGLGVLAGDHTKSASDLGLPFIGVGLLYKHGYFNQIINLDGCQETYYPDLNFNEIPVTPVVGDSGLDTTVAVELPGRSLFIRIWKVQVGLSRLFLLDTDLPLNMEEDRKVTGQLYGGGRRMRIIQEIVLGVGGVRALRVLGITPFAWHINEGHAAFLTLERLREMVSEGVPASTAREAIRANTIFTTHTPVPAGHDVFDRHMAEKYLAELCRDTGMECDTLLDLGWDAEQNEFNMTVLAMRMAGFCNGVSKLHGEVTRQMLHRFYPAIPVEEVPVTSVTNGVHTGSWIDETWKNIFSKHLGKNWADQVTGAALWQRFNDIPDQVIWDTHLRLKDRAIRYVRDSIQQKRRRNHESEALIAEAGGVLLPQALTIGFARRFATYKRAMLIFSDPDRLAAMLNNLDKPVQIVFAGKAHPMDGAGQELIKKIVDYSQEEPFRGKIVFLENYDINVARHLVHGVDVWLNTPRWPMEASGTSGMKAAMNGVLHCSVLDGWWPEAYNGKNGFAIGNPGDLQLNEMQQDRSDIHYLYKVLEEKVIPIYYDRQNDIPGRWVSMMRNSMRTIIPFFSTARMVMEYTERLYTMAVDRGIAFMESNYAAAEQACRFKRFIQDNWHHVKVERTETNGRWDMQAGEELAVESVVKLGPIKPSEVAVEIALGSDKGPYISNLNTIAMELKEKQGDGIYRFTGRVPLAQGTYGYTVRVRPAHQFMAGKFEIPLVRWAECF comes from the coding sequence ATGTTTTATTTCCGCACTGTTACGGTTAATCCGCCGCTGCCGGAACGCATTGCACGTCTGCGTGATTTGTCTTATAACCTTTGGTTTAGCTGGCACAGCCCGGCCAGGGAACTGTATAAAGATATCAATCCAAGACTTTGGGAGTTGGTGGAGCACAATCCGGTAAAATTTTTGCTGCGGGTGCGCCGGGAGGAATTGGATCAGGCGGCCGCTGATCAGGAATATTTAAAAAAATATGATACCGTACTGAATGACTTTGATCGTTATATGTACGGAGACAAATGGTTTGGCAAAGCGCACCCTCGTTATAAAGATAAAACTATTGCTTATTTTTCCGCGGAGTTTGGCTTGCATGAATCCTGCCCGATTTACTCCGGAGGACTTGGTGTGTTGGCCGGCGATCATACAAAATCGGCCAGCGATCTGGGTTTGCCGTTTATAGGTGTAGGCTTGCTCTACAAACATGGTTACTTTAACCAAATTATCAATTTAGATGGTTGCCAGGAAACTTATTATCCTGATCTGAATTTTAATGAGATACCGGTCACGCCTGTAGTTGGGGATAGCGGACTGGATACCACTGTAGCGGTGGAACTACCCGGCAGATCCCTGTTTATAAGAATATGGAAAGTACAAGTGGGATTGTCGCGGTTATTTCTGCTGGATACCGATCTTCCTTTAAACATGGAGGAGGATCGTAAAGTTACCGGCCAGTTGTACGGCGGTGGGCGGAGAATGCGCATTATTCAGGAAATAGTGCTTGGTGTGGGGGGGGTCAGGGCATTAAGAGTATTGGGAATAACCCCGTTTGCCTGGCATATTAACGAGGGACATGCGGCCTTTTTGACGCTGGAGCGGTTGCGGGAGATGGTTAGCGAGGGAGTTCCCGCGTCCACAGCCAGGGAAGCCATTCGAGCCAACACTATATTTACCACTCATACTCCCGTACCCGCCGGGCATGATGTTTTTGATCGGCACATGGCGGAAAAATATTTGGCTGAGCTGTGCCGCGATACCGGTATGGAATGTGATACATTATTGGATTTAGGTTGGGACGCCGAACAAAACGAGTTTAACATGACGGTTTTGGCTATGCGCATGGCGGGTTTTTGCAATGGGGTCAGTAAACTGCACGGAGAAGTGACCCGCCAGATGTTGCACCGTTTTTATCCCGCCATACCGGTGGAGGAGGTTCCGGTTACCTCGGTGACCAACGGGGTGCATACCGGTTCCTGGATCGACGAAACGTGGAAAAATATTTTCAGTAAACACCTGGGGAAAAATTGGGCGGATCAGGTGACCGGTGCGGCATTGTGGCAGCGGTTTAACGATATCCCCGATCAGGTAATTTGGGATACCCATTTGCGGTTAAAGGATCGTGCCATCCGGTATGTCAGGGATAGTATCCAGCAAAAACGACGGCGTAATCACGAGTCCGAAGCACTGATTGCCGAGGCCGGCGGGGTTTTGCTGCCGCAAGCGTTAACGATTGGTTTTGCTCGCCGTTTTGCCACTTACAAACGGGCCATGCTAATATTCAGTGATCCGGACCGTCTGGCGGCCATGTTAAATAATTTGGATAAGCCGGTGCAGATAGTGTTTGCGGGCAAGGCTCACCCAATGGACGGTGCCGGCCAGGAACTAATTAAAAAAATTGTCGATTATTCTCAAGAGGAACCTTTTAGAGGCAAAATAGTGTTTTTAGAGAACTATGACATCAATGTAGCCCGTCACTTGGTACACGGTGTGGATGTATGGCTCAACACTCCGCGCTGGCCCATGGAAGCAAGCGGCACCAGCGGTATGAAAGCCGCTATGAACGGTGTGTTGCACTGCAGTGTGCTGGATGGGTGGTGGCCCGAAGCTTACAACGGCAAAAACGGTTTTGCTATAGGTAATCCCGGTGATTTGCAATTAAATGAAATGCAGCAGGATAGGAGCGATATCCATTATCTGTATAAGGTGCTTGAGGAAAAAGTAATACCTATTTACTATGACCGGCAAAATGATATTCCCGGCCGGTGGGTTTCCATGATGCGCAATTCCATGCGTACAATAATTCCTTTTTTCAGCACCGCCCGGATGGTAATGGAGTATACGGAAAGGCTTTATACAATGGCTGTTGACCGGGGCATTGCTTTTATGGAGTCAAACTATGCAGCGGCTGAACAGGCTTGCCGTTTTAAAAGGTTTATCCAGGACAACTGGCATCATGTAAAGGTTGAACGCACTGAGACCAATGGCAGATGGGATATGCAGGCCGGTGAGGAGCTGGCGGTGGAATCGGTGGTTAAGCTGGGCCCTATCAAGCCGTCGGAAGTGGCCGTGGAGATTGCTCTGGGAAGTGATAAAGGACCTTATATCAGTAATCTAAATACTATTGCCATGGAATTAAAGGAAAAGCAGGGAGATGGCATTTACCGGTTTACGGGCAGAGTGCCCCTGGCTCAGGGTACTTATGGTTATACTGTCAGGGTAAGGCCCGCCCATCAGTTTATGGCCGGTAAATTTGAAATACCTCTGGTGAGGTGGGCGGAATGTTTTTAA
- a CDS encoding thiamine diphosphokinase translates to MRCVILTGGKVDNLQWLARALAQADRLICVDSGAGYAAALGIVPQIIIGDMDSIDHSLLENYYRQGVVIKEYPPEKDDTDTALALREVLSEHPDEVVILGATGTRFDHTLANVHLLRVALENHVSARIIDEYNEISLLAPRQPAVVKGRPGDEFSLLPLTEKVTGVCVQGARWPLRDAAFSIGNPYGISNRLVGDAAEITIASGLMLLIKVG, encoded by the coding sequence ATGCGCTGTGTTATATTGACCGGGGGTAAAGTGGACAATTTACAGTGGCTGGCCCGTGCTCTTGCTCAAGCTGATCGGCTAATTTGCGTGGACAGCGGGGCGGGGTATGCGGCCGCCTTGGGCATTGTCCCCCAGATTATTATTGGCGACATGGATTCCATAGATCATTCGCTGCTGGAGAATTATTACCGGCAGGGGGTGGTTATCAAGGAATATCCCCCCGAGAAGGATGACACCGATACCGCACTTGCTCTGAGGGAAGTATTGTCGGAACATCCGGATGAAGTGGTTATCCTGGGAGCTACCGGCACCCGTTTTGACCATACTTTGGCCAATGTGCATCTGCTGCGGGTCGCTCTGGAGAATCATGTTTCCGCCAGGATTATTGATGAATACAACGAAATTAGTCTGTTGGCACCGCGGCAGCCCGCCGTGGTGAAGGGCCGGCCCGGCGATGAATTTTCACTGCTGCCGCTTACCGAGAAAGTTACCGGTGTGTGTGTGCAAGGCGCCAGGTGGCCGCTGCGGGATGCCGCTTTCAGTATAGGCAATCCTTACGGTATAAGCAACCGGCTGGTTGGGGACGCGGCGGAAATTACTATTGCCTCGGGATTGATGTTGTTGATTAAAGTTGGTTAA
- a CDS encoding DUF4363 family protein gives MRIYVAVVIVLLLALSVSLITLDKLDSTTDDLVAGFDGLETAIAGDNWEDAGAGIERVEILWHKHKGWWAMVIDHQEIDNIDMALARIKQYIKVRNRAMASGELAVLKQMLEHIPEKEKVNLKNIF, from the coding sequence ATGAGGATTTATGTAGCGGTGGTGATTGTGCTGCTGCTGGCGCTGTCAGTCAGCCTTATTACACTGGATAAGCTGGATAGTACTACAGATGACTTGGTAGCCGGGTTTGACGGGCTGGAAACGGCTATAGCCGGCGATAACTGGGAGGATGCCGGTGCCGGAATCGAAAGAGTGGAAATATTATGGCATAAGCATAAAGGGTGGTGGGCCATGGTTATTGATCATCAGGAAATTGATAATATTGATATGGCCCTGGCCCGTATAAAACAGTATATAAAGGTGCGGAATCGCGCCATGGCTTCAGGTGAATTGGCGGTACTTAAGCAAATGTTGGAGCATATTCCGGAAAAGGAAAAGGTTAACTTAAAAAATATTTTTTAA
- a CDS encoding DegV family protein, whose translation MFAEKIALITDSTCDLPNEILQKLNAWMLPLKIIYKDRVYADRLEIQPQEIYDNFSLEVPTTSQPSPEETRSLFEKLCAQGFTHAIAIHISSGLSGTYETVKMVAGQFNKMKVEVIDSKALSLALGFLVQEASQCIQKGLKFENIIARVQEMQKNVKVYFVVKTLEYLKKGGRIGYVEGTVGQILDIKPIISINDEGKYYGFCKARGRKKSINKLMDILKEQTAGKKINLAVAHGHAREEAETLLDKILNMKDFHINESMFSQLSPVMVVHTGPGLIGLAYHEVDEGADTP comes from the coding sequence ATGTTTGCTGAAAAAATTGCGTTGATCACCGACAGCACCTGTGACCTGCCCAATGAAATATTACAGAAGCTTAATGCCTGGATGCTGCCTTTAAAAATCATTTACAAAGATCGGGTTTACGCTGATAGATTGGAAATACAGCCCCAGGAGATATACGATAACTTTTCTCTGGAGGTGCCCACCACTTCACAGCCATCGCCGGAGGAAACCCGGTCATTGTTTGAAAAGCTATGTGCCCAGGGTTTTACCCATGCCATAGCCATCCACATTTCCAGCGGCTTAAGCGGCACTTATGAAACCGTTAAAATGGTGGCCGGGCAATTCAATAAAATGAAGGTGGAAGTGATTGACTCCAAGGCCCTTTCACTGGCTCTTGGTTTTTTGGTTCAGGAAGCCAGCCAATGCATTCAAAAAGGGCTGAAATTTGAAAACATTATTGCCCGGGTACAAGAGATGCAGAAAAACGTAAAAGTTTACTTTGTGGTAAAAACTCTGGAATATTTGAAAAAAGGCGGGCGTATTGGTTATGTTGAGGGTACAGTAGGGCAGATTTTAGATATTAAGCCCATCATATCTATTAACGATGAAGGTAAGTATTATGGTTTTTGCAAAGCACGAGGCAGGAAAAAATCGATCAATAAACTAATGGATATTTTAAAGGAACAAACAGCGGGCAAAAAAATAAATCTGGCCGTGGCCCATGGCCATGCAAGGGAAGAAGCGGAAACGCTTTTGGATAAAATATTAAATATGAAGGATTTTCATATAAATGAATCCATGTTCAGCCAGTTAAGTCCCGTCATGGTGGTACATACCGGACCGGGCCTGATTGGTCTTGCTTACCACGAAGTGGACGAAGGGGCAGACACCCCCTAA
- a CDS encoding DUF421 domain-containing protein, with product MLLIIIRTLILYIAVVTVMRIMGKREIGQLQPFELVVALMIADLAAIPMQNTGIPLLSGIIPIIILMTAQVTLSYVSMKSLKARGVICGKPSVVVANGKLVEAELRYLRYNVNDLLEQLRAKSYPNLADVEFAILETNGQLSVIPKSQKRALQPEDLQIKTLYEGMPLTLIIDGQLNEQNLRKVNLTREWLITELRKFGINDFKKVFFASLDTAGKLFYQLKAELDGGRA from the coding sequence ATGCTGCTGATCATTATTAGAACACTAATTCTATATATTGCCGTGGTTACCGTTATGCGTATCATGGGCAAACGGGAAATTGGGCAGCTGCAGCCATTTGAGCTGGTAGTAGCATTGATGATTGCCGATCTGGCTGCCATACCTATGCAGAATACCGGTATACCGCTGCTTAGCGGTATTATTCCCATTATTATATTAATGACGGCCCAGGTGACCCTGTCGTATGTTTCCATGAAGAGTTTGAAGGCACGGGGAGTTATTTGCGGCAAGCCCAGCGTAGTAGTGGCCAATGGCAAGCTGGTTGAAGCGGAACTAAGGTATTTGCGCTATAATGTTAATGACTTGCTGGAACAGTTGCGGGCTAAAAGCTACCCTAACCTGGCTGATGTGGAATTTGCGATTTTAGAAACCAACGGCCAGCTCAGCGTAATACCCAAGTCGCAAAAGCGGGCTCTTCAGCCCGAAGATTTACAAATTAAAACCTTGTATGAAGGCATGCCTTTGACGCTGATTATTGACGGCCAGTTAAACGAGCAGAATCTGCGCAAGGTTAATCTGACCAGAGAATGGCTGATAACGGAACTGCGCAAATTTGGTATTAATGATTTTAAAAAAGTTTTTTTTGCCAGTTTGGATACGGCGGGAAAACTGTTTTATCAGTTGAAAGCTGAGTTGGATGGTGGCCGGGCATGA
- a CDS encoding SPFH domain-containing protein: MFWIAFGIVAVLVLLSISVATMWKKAPQDKALVVTGLKKRVISGGGGIVIPLLERADKISLENMKIGVETRGALTEQGVDIKADGVAVIKVKSDKESILSALEQFNTGKENETINVIKDTAKDVLEGKLREIISKLTVEEIYKDREKFASQVQEVAAVDLAEMGLEIKAFTIRDISDDNGYLEALGKKRIAEVKRDANIAEAESLKETNIRTAEANRLGEEAQLLAETQIAEATKEKELKVTQYRQEQETKKASADLAYDIEANKVKQNVEQEKMQIEIVRKKKEIEIAEQEALRREKELQATIKLQADAEKYSQEKQAEAIKFKDIQDAQARAEGIKLLGEANAQAKRMEGNAEVEVIRKKGEAEAEILLKRAEAFKQFNDAAMAQMIIDKLPEIAKSIAEPLSKVEKIVIVDSGNGQGRGAAKVSGYITDIMATLPETVKGLTGYDLMDLFKKDIPGTMTAQEDSRKEDSQSVENH; the protein is encoded by the coding sequence ATGTTCTGGATTGCTTTTGGCATTGTCGCGGTACTGGTTCTCCTGTCAATCAGCGTAGCCACAATGTGGAAAAAGGCTCCGCAGGATAAAGCGCTTGTGGTTACAGGTTTGAAAAAACGGGTTATCTCCGGTGGCGGCGGTATTGTCATTCCACTGCTGGAGCGGGCGGATAAAATTTCACTGGAAAACATGAAAATAGGCGTGGAAACCAGGGGTGCGTTAACAGAACAGGGCGTTGATATTAAGGCCGACGGTGTGGCAGTTATTAAAGTTAAATCCGATAAAGAATCTATTCTTTCGGCTCTGGAGCAGTTTAACACCGGTAAAGAAAACGAAACTATCAACGTAATTAAAGATACCGCCAAGGACGTCCTGGAAGGTAAATTGCGGGAAATTATATCCAAACTCACCGTGGAAGAAATCTATAAGGACCGGGAGAAATTTGCCTCTCAAGTACAGGAAGTCGCCGCAGTGGACCTGGCGGAAATGGGCCTGGAGATCAAAGCGTTTACCATCAGGGACATTTCCGATGATAACGGCTATTTGGAGGCTCTGGGTAAAAAACGGATTGCAGAAGTTAAACGCGACGCCAACATTGCCGAAGCGGAATCCCTAAAAGAGACCAATATCCGCACTGCGGAAGCCAACCGGCTTGGCGAAGAGGCGCAGCTGCTGGCCGAAACCCAGATTGCCGAGGCGACCAAGGAAAAAGAGCTAAAAGTCACTCAATACAGACAAGAACAGGAAACAAAAAAGGCCAGCGCCGACCTGGCTTACGATATAGAGGCCAATAAGGTTAAGCAGAATGTTGAACAGGAAAAAATGCAGATTGAGATCGTCAGGAAGAAAAAAGAAATTGAAATTGCGGAACAAGAAGCGCTGCGCAGGGAAAAGGAGCTTCAAGCGACTATTAAATTGCAGGCCGATGCCGAAAAGTACAGTCAGGAAAAGCAGGCGGAAGCTATAAAATTTAAGGATATCCAAGATGCCCAGGCCCGGGCTGAAGGTATCAAACTGCTTGGTGAAGCCAACGCCCAGGCCAAAAGGATGGAAGGCAACGCTGAAGTGGAAGTGATCCGTAAGAAAGGTGAAGCTGAGGCTGAAATTTTACTGAAAAGAGCGGAAGCGTTCAAGCAATTTAACGATGCGGCTATGGCCCAAATGATTATTGATAAGCTGCCCGAGATTGCTAAAAGCATAGCCGAACCCCTTTCCAAAGTTGAGAAAATTGTCATCGTAGATTCCGGAAACGGCCAGGGCCGAGGCGCCGCCAAAGTTTCCGGCTACATTACCGACATCATGGCCACTTTGCCTGAAACAGTGAAGGGCCTGACCGGTTACGATCTGATGGATTTATTTAAAAAAGACATACCGGGAACAATGACTGCGCAAGAAGACAGTCGGAAAGAAGACAGTCAATCAGTTGAAAATCATTGA
- a CDS encoding zinc-ribbon domain containing protein has protein sequence MVFSDKVLVCKDCGEEFVFTAGEQEFFFEKGFENSPSRCPDCRKARRQNNNFRAGGARERQMYEVVCDECGAMTSVPFKPNGSRPVYCKDCYQAKRSSRSWA, from the coding sequence ATGGTTTTTTCGGACAAGGTTTTGGTATGTAAAGATTGTGGTGAGGAGTTTGTGTTTACAGCCGGCGAACAAGAGTTTTTCTTTGAAAAGGGTTTTGAAAACTCACCTTCCCGCTGTCCGGACTGCCGCAAGGCACGCCGTCAGAACAACAACTTCCGTGCCGGTGGTGCAAGGGAAAGACAAATGTATGAAGTGGTTTGTGATGAGTGCGGCGCAATGACAAGTGTACCTTTCAAGCCGAATGGCAGCAGGCCGGTTTATTGCAAAGATTGCTATCAAGCCAAGCGGTCAAGCCGTTCCTGGGCATAA
- a CDS encoding thiamine-binding protein yields the protein MPVINVSFQVLPQVSDGDLYAVVDKAIEVVQQSGVPYEVGPMETTMEGELDELLEIVKKAQQACIGAGASRVITLVKIDNLPEGVTMAEKVDKYRPCRD from the coding sequence ATGCCGGTGATTAATGTTAGTTTCCAGGTGCTTCCGCAGGTGTCCGACGGGGACCTTTATGCGGTAGTGGACAAAGCCATTGAAGTGGTGCAGCAGTCCGGTGTGCCGTATGAAGTAGGTCCTATGGAGACTACCATGGAAGGAGAACTGGATGAACTGCTGGAAATAGTGAAAAAGGCTCAGCAGGCTTGTATCGGCGCGGGGGCAAGCCGGGTGATAACGCTGGTTAAAATAGATAACCTGCCCGAAGGCGTGACCATGGCGGAAAAAGTAGACAAATACAGGCCATGTCGTGACTGA
- a CDS encoding DUF188 domain-containing protein, whose translation MKIIVDADACPKNALLICSRLSSDYRIALHTIASFNHNICSDHHTTVGNASQETDLAVMNITARGDIVVTQDGGLAAMVLGKGAAALSPGGKIFRKETIVFLLEERATKARLRRSGGHTRGPRKRTPEDDKQFAASLRRLIEERNETDG comes from the coding sequence ATGAAAATTATAGTTGATGCCGATGCCTGTCCTAAAAATGCTCTGCTAATATGCTCCCGTCTTTCCAGTGATTACCGAATCGCTCTGCACACAATCGCCAGCTTCAACCACAATATTTGCTCCGACCACCATACTACCGTCGGCAATGCCTCTCAGGAAACCGACCTGGCCGTAATGAATATAACGGCCAGGGGCGATATTGTGGTTACCCAGGACGGCGGCCTGGCTGCTATGGTGCTGGGCAAGGGAGCTGCGGCTCTCTCTCCCGGCGGCAAAATATTCCGCAAGGAAACTATTGTTTTTCTATTGGAAGAAAGGGCAACCAAAGCCAGGCTGCGCCGAAGCGGCGGGCACACCAGGGGTCCGCGCAAGCGTACGCCGGAGGATGACAAGCAGTTTGCCGCCAGCTTGCGCAGGCTCATTGAGGAACGTAACGAAACGGACGGCTGA